A window of Micromonospora eburnea genomic DNA:
AGATCGGACGGGGCCGGCTCGGCGGACAGGATCGTGATCTGCGCGTCCAACAGCAGTACTTCGGCCTCGATCAGCGGCATCTCCTGCTCGATCTCGGCCAGGTCATCGACGCTCGGACCCTCCAGGTCCGGGAACAGGTCGTAGCTCACTTGGAGGTCCT
This region includes:
- a CDS encoding DUF6284 family protein; this encodes MSYDLFPDLEGPSVDDLAEIEQEMPLIEAEVLLLDAQITILSAEPAPSDLDWQRVRRAQRRVLREARALLAARATSPTAAVA